The proteins below are encoded in one region of Chryseobacterium wanjuense:
- a CDS encoding grasp-with-spasm system A modified peptide yields the protein MKKVKGLKKNFSSLENKKLKNLTSIQGGKLPGSSTRTAASNAQGASDVDHYSDDSTGNWTYVGREIYTIGG from the coding sequence ATGAAAAAAGTAAAAGGTTTGAAGAAGAACTTTTCTTCATTGGAGAACAAAAAACTAAAAAATCTTACATCGATTCAAGGTGGTAAATTACCAGGTTCAAGTACCAGAACTGCGGCATCTAATGCACAGGGAGCATCAGATGTAGATCATTATAGTGATGATTCTACTGGTAATTGGACATATGTTGGTAGAGAAATATATACTATCGGAGGATAA
- a CDS encoding grasp-with-spasm system A modified peptide has product MKKLKGLKKNFSSLENKKLKDLTSIQGGKLPGAGSSRSAQSNAVGTGHYDIDYYNDDAASGTWVYNGRSIFDDIQPGMS; this is encoded by the coding sequence ATGAAAAAGTTAAAAGGTTTGAAGAAAAATTTTTCTTCATTAGAAAACAAAAAACTAAAGGATCTTACATCGATTCAAGGTGGTAAATTACCGGGTGCTGGAAGTTCAAGATCTGCACAATCCAATGCAGTTGGAACTGGTCACTATGATATTGATTATTATAATGATGATGCAGCGTCTGGTACATGGGTATATAATGGCAGAAGTATATTTGATGATATACAACCAGGAATGTCATAA
- the gwsG gene encoding grasp-with-spasm system ATP-grasp peptide maturase codes for MILIISKDNEITTTEVIKWLYHLGKNFIRVNEDEFFEIKMSNGKLALQSERNSFLLDDITSVWYRRGGIKFKRFHYQNDIVNIHMHETQHWLEDYVIHTLESKNHISKQRKSHVNKLIVLEVAQKVGLNVPRYFLADNTQDVKIGETIVKSITGNGVLQDIHKNYDGIMYTSVVHEEHPTNFFISFFQDKIEKDFEVRTFYLKGKIWSFAIISQNDEKTKVDFRKYNTAKPNRNVRYKLPADTEERVHQLMQNLDLDCGSIDFIKGVDGMFYFLEINTVGQFTALSSITNYSLEKEIAEYL; via the coding sequence ATGATTCTTATTATATCTAAAGATAACGAAATTACAACTACAGAGGTAATAAAGTGGTTATATCATTTGGGCAAAAACTTTATAAGAGTCAATGAAGATGAATTTTTTGAAATAAAGATGTCTAATGGAAAACTAGCTCTTCAAAGTGAAAGGAATAGTTTTCTGCTTGATGATATAACAAGTGTTTGGTATAGAAGGGGCGGAATTAAATTTAAACGTTTTCATTATCAAAATGATATAGTAAATATTCATATGCATGAAACACAACATTGGTTAGAAGACTATGTCATTCATACGCTAGAATCTAAAAATCATATTAGTAAACAAAGAAAGTCTCATGTTAATAAGCTCATAGTTTTAGAAGTTGCACAAAAAGTTGGTCTTAACGTACCAAGATATTTTTTGGCTGATAATACTCAGGACGTTAAAATAGGTGAGACTATTGTTAAATCCATTACTGGTAATGGGGTACTACAAGATATTCATAAAAACTATGATGGAATAATGTATACGTCTGTAGTACATGAAGAGCATCCCACTAATTTTTTTATTTCTTTTTTTCAAGATAAAATAGAGAAAGATTTTGAAGTAAGAACATTCTACTTAAAGGGTAAAATTTGGTCGTTTGCTATAATATCTCAGAATGATGAAAAAACCAAAGTTGATTTTAGAAAATACAATACTGCGAAACCAAATCGTAATGTACGTTACAAACTTCCAGCAGATACTGAGGAAAGAGTCCATCAATTAATGCAAAATCTAGATCTCGATTGCGGTTCAATAGATTTTATAAAAGGAGTTGATGGAATGTTTTATTTTCTAGAGATAAATACTGTAGGACAGTTTACTGCACTGTCATCTATCACTAACTATTCATTAGAAAAAGAAATCGCCGAATATTTATGA
- a CDS encoding zinc metalloprotease — MKKLLFGILVLGLVSSCNNDNLSNQSEDVSKTESSNLSKRGCAAEEIRQEALRNNPELRQRFAALEANTEKFANDLRLGKVLADGTVEIPVVVNVLYNSASENVSDTRIAEQIAVMNSDFTATNSDINKIPTEFQPVSSGDTKIKFRLVNTVRKQTNVKSWKTNDAMKKASSGGIDATNPTNYLNMWVVGKMTSQGQTILGYATFPESAGLWNDGVVIAAPFFGKTGASSPFNLGRTATHEVGHYLNLRHIWGDANCGNDLVADTPTQTTANYGKPAYPLYNTCSGVQRSVMFMNYMDYVDDAAMFMFSGGQKTRMQSVVASSGARAGLRVY; from the coding sequence ATGAAAAAATTATTATTCGGAATCCTTGTATTGGGATTAGTGTCATCTTGTAACAATGACAATTTGAGCAATCAATCGGAGGACGTATCCAAAACTGAGTCTTCAAATCTTTCTAAAAGAGGCTGTGCCGCAGAAGAAATAAGACAGGAAGCATTAAGAAACAATCCGGAATTAAGACAAAGATTTGCCGCGTTGGAAGCCAACACCGAAAAATTTGCCAATGATCTGAGATTGGGAAAAGTACTTGCTGATGGAACGGTAGAAATCCCTGTGGTCGTAAATGTTCTTTACAACAGTGCTTCTGAAAACGTTTCCGATACCAGAATTGCAGAGCAGATTGCGGTAATGAATTCAGATTTCACAGCAACAAATAGTGATATTAATAAAATTCCTACCGAATTTCAACCGGTAAGTTCCGGTGATACCAAAATAAAATTCAGACTGGTAAACACGGTTAGAAAACAAACTAACGTGAAAAGCTGGAAAACCAACGACGCCATGAAGAAAGCCTCTTCCGGAGGTATTGATGCTACAAATCCTACCAATTATCTTAATATGTGGGTTGTCGGTAAAATGACAAGCCAGGGACAGACCATTCTTGGATACGCCACCTTCCCCGAATCTGCAGGATTATGGAATGACGGTGTGGTGATTGCGGCTCCGTTCTTCGGAAAAACCGGTGCTTCATCTCCTTTCAATCTAGGAAGAACGGCTACTCACGAAGTGGGACATTACCTGAATCTTAGACACATTTGGGGCGATGCCAACTGCGGAAACGATCTGGTAGCCGATACACCTACCCAAACAACCGCCAACTATGGAAAACCGGCTTATCCTCTGTACAATACCTGCAGCGGAGTACAAAGATCTGTAATGTTTATGAACTATATGGATTACGTAGACGATGCAGCCATGTTTATGTTCTCAGGAGGACAAAAAACAAGAATGCAGTCTGTAGTGGCTTCCTCAGGAGCAAGAGCCGGATTGAGAGTATATTAA
- the gwsS gene encoding grasp-with-spasm system SPASM domain peptide maturase translates to MKYFNLFSDVLVTKGASRILISDLQRNISEIYPLELYDIIESLKHHSVEDLLKSYDEESQEIIHEYLDFFLEKEYGFFSQNDWDKNFLPLSYEYKENDLLSNIFIEMVDLAILHKIKSSIENLEIKHIIIFSKKNLSLDELVEIDNLFKNSPVSSIEIYSPYHSSINIDFIQNLNQNTLRFHNIVFYNCNQEPFKIIKNTFNFTLSFLNENLKISSCGKVSLDYFNTNINKVLEAINYNSCLYKKIGIDAQGNIKNCPSMCKAFGNIENTTLEEVLNKENFKKYWNITKDNIEVCKDCEFRYICTDCRAYTERIHSNEDGIDTSKPLKCGYDPYSGEWEEWSTNPLKQKAIKHYGL, encoded by the coding sequence ATGAAATACTTTAATTTATTTAGTGATGTACTTGTTACCAAAGGTGCTTCACGAATACTTATCTCTGATTTACAAAGAAATATCTCCGAAATCTATCCTTTAGAATTGTATGACATTATAGAGTCTTTAAAACACCATTCTGTAGAGGATTTGCTAAAAAGTTATGATGAAGAATCGCAAGAAATTATCCATGAATATTTAGATTTTTTTTTGGAAAAAGAGTATGGTTTTTTCAGTCAAAATGATTGGGACAAAAATTTTCTTCCTCTATCTTATGAGTATAAAGAAAATGATTTATTGTCAAACATATTCATAGAAATGGTGGATCTTGCTATTTTGCATAAAATAAAATCTTCAATAGAAAATCTTGAAATTAAACATATCATAATTTTCAGCAAAAAAAATCTTTCATTAGATGAATTGGTAGAAATTGATAATTTATTTAAAAATTCACCTGTTTCCAGTATTGAAATCTATTCACCTTATCACTCATCAATTAATATTGATTTTATTCAAAATCTAAACCAGAATACTCTTCGCTTTCATAATATTGTATTTTATAATTGTAATCAAGAACCGTTTAAAATAATCAAAAACACATTTAATTTTACCCTCAGTTTTTTAAATGAAAATTTAAAAATAAGTTCTTGTGGAAAAGTAAGCTTGGACTATTTTAATACAAACATAAATAAAGTGTTGGAAGCTATAAATTATAATTCGTGTCTTTATAAAAAGATTGGAATAGACGCTCAAGGAAACATAAAAAATTGCCCCTCCATGTGCAAAGCCTTTGGAAACATCGAAAATACGACACTTGAAGAAGTATTGAATAAGGAGAATTTTAAAAAATATTGGAATATAACTAAAGATAATATTGAAGTTTGCAAAGATTGTGAATTTAGATATATTTGTACCGATTGCAGGGCATATACAGAACGTATACATTCAAATGAAGATGGAATTGATACCTCGAAACCTTTAAAATGTGGTTATGATCCTTATAGTGGAGAATGGGAAGAATGGAGTACAAACCCACTAAAACAAAAAGCAATAAAGCATTATGGTTTATAA
- a CDS encoding GLPGLI family protein: MKILFFLLFSSFYLGQGVSFIYEVKYRTNVNKSDDYNTTYMSLDLAEKKSIFRENIDKKADSIKIAGGNPMLSSGFENQFYVKKDLSSNQVNKILTNGQYNFILPIDDILNWKILSEKKKIGVYNVQKATVIYGEREWIAWFTSDIPINDGPYVFRGLPGLIVSIKDNTDDYNFNLIQTKNSTNLFDARVKGSNIDWIKFKELSESYYQNPYPELRQGGTRKVTFIDKDGNSVDVDVQRKKMTTERQNYINNNNNPIELNHKINY; encoded by the coding sequence ATGAAGATATTATTTTTTTTATTATTCAGCTCTTTTTATTTAGGTCAGGGTGTTTCTTTTATTTATGAAGTAAAATATCGTACAAATGTCAATAAATCTGATGATTATAATACTACTTATATGTCGTTGGATTTAGCAGAAAAAAAATCCATATTCAGAGAAAATATAGATAAAAAAGCAGACTCTATAAAGATAGCAGGAGGCAATCCTATGCTTTCATCGGGATTCGAGAATCAATTTTATGTAAAAAAAGACTTATCAAGTAATCAAGTAAATAAAATACTTACCAACGGGCAATATAATTTCATCCTCCCAATTGATGATATACTCAACTGGAAGATTCTTTCTGAAAAGAAAAAAATAGGCGTTTATAATGTTCAAAAGGCTACAGTTATATATGGAGAAAGGGAATGGATAGCTTGGTTTACATCAGATATACCTATTAATGATGGCCCATACGTTTTTAGAGGATTACCAGGATTAATAGTTTCTATTAAAGATAATACAGATGATTATAATTTTAATCTAATACAAACTAAAAACTCCACAAATCTATTTGATGCTAGAGTGAAGGGGTCAAATATTGACTGGATTAAATTTAAGGAGTTATCAGAATCCTATTACCAAAATCCTTATCCTGAATTAAGGCAAGGAGGTACAAGAAAGGTTACATTTATTGACAAAGATGGAAATTCAGTAGATGTAGATGTTCAAAGAAAAAAAATGACTACTGAACGGCAAAATTATATTAATAATAATAATAATCCCATTGAACTCAATCATAAAATTAATTATTAA